The genome window CTCCGTTAACGGCGCTTTTGATTGCGCTTAGAAGCTCGGAAAAAGGGGCGGTTTTCAGAATATACCCATACGCCCCGCCCTGTAGGGCCTGCCGCAAATCATGCTGACTCAAGCTTGAGGCCGTCACAATAACGCGGGTTTTGGGCGACGAGGCATGAATCAGCCGAATCGCATCAAAATCCGTAAACATCGGCAGCATGGATTCCAGCAAAACAATATCCGGCCGAAGCTTTTTCACACCCTTCAGCATATCATCACTGTTGGCAGCTTCACCGACAACATTAAAGCCTTCCTGCTGATTAAGCAGTACAACCAGCCCCTCCCGGACCATCAGGTTATGATCGGCAATCAATATATTTGTCTTCATATTTGTCGTCTGCATAGCAATTTCCTTAGTTTTTAAGTTATTCAGGTGCATTTGAATTACCCTTTAATATACATTTTTTCCCATATTGTAAAGCAGTAAACGCAAAATATTTCTTTGTTTCCTTACAGAGTATAATATAATTGCCTACGCACAGGCCCGTCAACAAGCCCGTTTAATGGACGACAAAGCCCCTGAAAATTCCTCCGTCCGAATACTGGTGCAAACGCCGCCTGCGGTCGAACACGTATCAGAAGACAAAACGTTTGACACAACCCCCTCTTTCATTTACTTTACCATTTCATAATACGTTAACCTCCTCACACCCACCACCATTGACAGGAGCTTCCGCTATGACAGAGACACATTGGCCAACAAACTACTGGCCGGAAAACGTAGCCTATGATGTTGACGACTATGAGCGCACCGTTTTCTCCCTTTTAGACGAAGCTGCACGGGATTATCCGGATCAGGTGTATACCATATTTAATAACGGCACCCGGACATATGCCCAGGTTAAGGAGACGGCTGACCGGCTGGCGCATTTTTTGGCCGCCAACGGGATTAAAAAGGGGGATCGGGCGGCCATTTTCCTGCCAAACATTCCCCAGTATCCGGCCATTTTTTTCGGTATCCTGAAGGCCGGCGCGGTCTGCGTCACCTGCAATCCCCTCTATACCGCCTCGGAGTTGAACTACCAGTTAAAAGATGCCGGCGCCAAAGCGGTTTTCTGCATGGATCATCCCGAGTTCTATCCGACCACGGTCGAGGCGATAAAGGATACAGATGTTAAAACCGTGGTCATTTGCAATATAAAGTCCTACCTGCCGAAATTTAAGGCCATTTTGGGCGGATTGCTTGGCAAAATCCCAAAAGCCGAACAACACGAACCGGATCATCTGTTTTTCGATCAGATTGTGGAATCCTCCAGTCCCGAACCGCCCACCGTCGATATCGATCCATTCGAGGATTTGGCCCTGATTATCTATACCGGCGGAACCACCGGCGTTCCCAAAGGGGCTGCCCTCACCCATACGAATTTTACCTATGACTTAAGGGCGCTGGAGGAATGGGGCAGGCTCCAGCATGAACCGGATGGCCCGCTGGAGCCGCTGCGAAAAGGGGGATTCCATACTTACCTGGGAGTTTTGCCCTGGTATCACAGCTTTGGAATGACGGTCTGTATGCTGGCAGCCTGCGGAACCGCCAGCCGCCTGGTCGCCATCCCTGACCCCCGGGCGGGCAATCCGCCGTTTACCGAAGTCTTAAAAGCCGTACAAAAATACAAGGCCACCATTATGCCGGCCGTTCCCACCATTTTTGTGGCCTTTACCAACCATTCACAGCTTGACAAATTTGATCTGACCTCTTTGATGGGATGCTTCTCCGGCGGGGCCCCGCTGCCGCCGGAAGTGTGCAGGCAGTTTGAGGCCAAAACCGGTGCCGTGATATTTGAAGGCTATGGGTTAAGTGAGACCGCGCCCGTGGTTTCGGCAAACCCGACCAATCGTGACGGCAGAAAAATCGGCACCATCGGATTTCCCATGCCCGGCACTGACATTAAAATCCTTGATATAGAAACCGGCCTGAATGAAATGCCTATGGGCGCGGACGGTGAAATCGGCATTTGCGGGCCGCAGGTCATGAAAGGCTACTGGAACAAGCCGGAGGAGAACAATGCCGTATTCCGGGAAATAGACGGCAAACGCTACTTCCTTACCGGCGATATCGGCCATATCGATGAAGAGGGCTACATCGTCATTACCGATCGCAAAAAAGACCTGATTATTGTGGGGGGCTTTAACGTATACCCCCGGGAGATCGAAGATTCGCTGTTCCAGCACCCGAAAGTCGCCATGGCGGCTGTAGTCGGTATGCCGGACAGCAAAAGCGGGGAGGCGGTCAAGGCCTACATCCAGCTCAAAGAAGGAGAAACCGCTACCGAAGATGACATCCGGGAGTTCTGCAAGGAAAACCTGGCCGGCTACAAGCGGCCCAAATATATTGAATTCCGGGACACCCTGCCGGTTTCTCCGGTGGGCAAAATTCTGCGCAGAAAGCTTCGGGAAGAGGAAATGGGCGGATAGGGAGTTAAAAACTCTTAGTTTGACATTTAGATAAAGCTAAATTATAAATACGGCCAAATTTTTCCCGTTTTTCCGAACATAACGATAATCTATTGATCATCCGGGGTATGTTTTTCGTGATAAGAGGGGGGCGAGAACAAATAAGCAAAAGGATTGGGCTAAGCAGCTCAATCCTTTTTTTTGACTTAACACCAAACATTGAAGGAGAGGGAAGATGAAGAAAATTTTAATTTTATGCACCATCCTACTACTAATTGCACCGACGGCCTATTCATTGACAATGGAGGACTTTAACTTCGGCGGGCACACCCGGGTCCGCGGCTATGACATGAAAAATTTCTGGACATTTAATGATGACCTGGATTTTGACAACTGGTCCACCTTCAGGCATCGCACCAGCTTATGGACAAAGGTCGACACCGGATACGATATAACCGGATATGTAAAAATCACCAATCAGAACTACGGAGAGGGCGTCACCTACGAGGATGCCTGGGAAGTCGACAATGAAAGCAACAAACTATTCATCGACAACGCCTATATCGATATCAACAACCTTTTTGATCTGCCGCTCGCGTTGCGCATCGGCCGTCAGAATGTGATATATGGCACCGGCTTTGTCCTTTTGGACGGCCAATCCCAGTTTGCTTCGACATCCATATACTTTGACGGCTTAAAATTAAGCGCCGATCTTGGTAAAAACGCCAAAGTGGACCTTTTGTATCTGAAAGATCAGGAGGGTGAACGGGATGACGGATCAGACGATGACATTACCCTTTCTGGTGCCTATTTTACGGCAAACTGCCCGGTAATCGGTGGCCAACAGGAACTCTACATACTAAACCGCGAGGACGAAAACCTTCAAAAGGACATCTGGATGGGCGGCATCCGGTTGTCTGATAAATTCGAATGCGGGCTGGATTACTCCGGCGAATTTGCCTATCAGATTGGCGACGCATTTGAAACCGAAAACGGCGAAGATATTGACCAGGAGGCCTATGGGTATAAACTGGATCTGGGCTATACCCTAAAAGATGTGGCGCCAACGCCGCGGTTCTTCCTGGGCTATGCCTTCCTGAGCGGCGATGAGGATGATACTGATGATGAAAGCAACCGGTGGGATATGTTCTACGGCGGCTGGCCGCAATTCGGGGATCAACTGGCATGGAAATATGTAAATATTGGACCGGGCAACAACATTACCGACTACGATGAGGACTACAATGAATTGAGCAGTACAGGCGGTGAAGCGGTTTATTCCAACTTGAGCATAGCGACCGCCGGTGTGGGTCTGAATTTCACCAAAAAATTAAACGCCAAAATTTCTTACTCGCTTTTGGCCGTGGATGAACCTGATCCCGGCGCAGATGATGATTTCGGCGATTACTATCAGCTTGAAGCCCAATACAAGTATACCGACTTTCTCACATTTGCCCTCTATGCCGCAGCCATCGAACCCGGTGACGCATTCGTTAATGATGACACCGCGCATGAGCTGTTCTGGGAAACCAAGCTCACTTTCTAATGCTTTTCTTTCAGGTGCAGCCGCTTTCAATCGCGGCTGCACCTTCATCTGCCCCTGCCTCAAGGCAATGCCGCAAGCAGCCTCTCATGGATGTTGTCAAACCCGCCGTTGGACATGATCAAAACCGCATCCCCGGGTTTGGCCGTACCCGCCACATACGAAATAATCCCTTCCGTCTCCTCAAAGTAGCGGGCATCCTTGCCGCGGCTTTTTAAATCCGCCACCAGCTTCTCGGACGAAAACCGCTCGCCCTCAGGTATCTTGGCCAGCAAGGGCGGTTTTCGGATGCAGATCCTGTCGGCCTCATCAAAGACCTCGGCATAAGCCCCCTGAAAAATTTTGCGCATGCTGGTATTGGTTCTGGGCTCAAAAACGGCGACAAGGCGCCCTTCGGGATAAAACGGCCGGATGGCGCGGATGGTTTCAAAAACCGCGGTGGGATGATGGGCAAAATCGTCAATCACGGTCACACCGCCCTTAACCCCGCGCACCTCCTGCCGGCGCTTAACCCCTTCAAACCGCTTCAGCCCTTTGGCGATCACCGACGTATCCACGCCCAGCTCACTTGCCACGGCAATAGCGGAAAGCACATTTCGAAGGTTATGCTCACCGGCAAACGGGGCTTTAAAACGTCCAAAAAATTTGCCAGCGCGCATGACGTCAAAATGCAGCCAGGGCGGGCTGACAAAAAATTCCCCAAGCCGCCAGTCAGCATTTTCAGTACTGCCGTAACGCACAGCCGAAACCGGCTTATCATCTAAAAGCTGGTCAATATTGGCATCCGCATCATAGGCGATTAACCGGCTATCCGGCGAAATGCCGGACAAAAACTTTTCAAAAGCAAATTTAACATGGCCAAGATCCTGATAAATATCCGCGTGATCAAATTCCACACTGGTCAACACGGTAATGGCCGGATCATAGTGCATGAATTTGGGCTGCTTGTCAAAAAATGCCGTGTCGTATTCATCCGCCTCAAGCACCACATAGCCGCCTTTATCCAGATAGTAGTTGCCGGCAAAATTTTTGACAAACCCGCCGATCATAAAAGACGGCGAAAGTCCGGCATAGTGCAGCAGCCAGACAATCATGGCGGCTGTTGTGGTTTTTCCGTGGGTGCCGGCCACCAGAATTGCCTGCCGGCTGCCCACAAGAAAGTGATTGACCGCCTGGGGCATGGAGCAGTAGGCAATCCCCATTTCAAAGGCTTTTCGGGCTTCGGGATTGTCTTTTTTGACCGCATTTCCCACAACCACCAGATCCGGGCGGTAAGCGAGGTTGGCCGCATCAAACCCGTCGGAGAGGCGCACCCCCCTGCTTTCCAGGTAGGTGCTCATGGGCGGATAAACATTCTGATCCGAGCCGGTTACCGTAAGCCCCATATCTTTCAACATAGCGGCAAGCGCCCCCATGCCGGTGCCGCAGGCAGCGATCAGGTGGACGGAGCGCACATCCGGAGGTATATGATTCACTTAAAGCGGTTCCTTCTGAGTAACTTAACGGGTTTTAGGTTTTGGGTATTAGGTATTAGGTACCATCCCTATGGCCGGCCCAATTCCTGGAACACGCTTTCCGCTGCGGCAATGGTTCGGTCAATGTCCGCATCCTCATGGGCGGCGGAGACAAAAACCGCTTCAAACTGGGACGGAGCCAGGTAAATGCCCTTTTCAAACATCTGCCGGAAATAGGCCGAAAACATATCCAGATCCGAAGTTTTGGCATCCGCGAAGCTCCGGACCGGCGTCTCCGTGAAAAAAAGACCCAGCATGGACCCGACCCGGTTTAAAACCGCTTTAGCCCCGGCTTTCTGGGCGGCCCCTATCAGACCGTCGCCCAGGCGCTGCGATTTTTCCTCCAGTTTGTCATAGAAACCGGGTTTCTTGATTTCTGTTAAGGCGGCGATGCCCGCAGCCATGGCCAGGGGGTTGCCGGACAGGGTGCCCGCCTGATAAACCGGCCCTTCCGGCGCGGTCTGCGCCATAATCGCCTTTTTTCCGCCATAAACACCGACCGGAAGCCCGCCGCCGACGATCTTGCCGAATGCGGAGAGATCCGGTTCAATGCCGTATAGCGCCTGAGCCCCGCCGTGGGCCACCCGGAAACCGGACATCACCTCGTCGAAAATAAGCACACTCCCGGATTTTTCGGTCTGTTTACGCAGCTCTTCAAGAAACCCCGGCACCGGCGGCACCAGGCCCATGTTGCCCGCCACCGGTTCTACAATTACGGCCGCCACCTCATCGCCCTGCTCTTCCATCACAGACTTAAATGTTTCAATGTCATTATAGGGAAGCGACAGGGTGTGCTTTATCATATCCTCGGGCACGCCCGGGCTGCCGGGAATCCCCAGTGTTGCCACGCCGGAGCCGGCGGCCACCAGAAGTGTATCCGCATGGCCGTGATAGCAGCCGTCGAACTTGATGATCTTGCTGCGCCCGGTATAGGCCCGTGAGACTCGAATGGCGCTCATGGTTGCCTCTGTGCCGGAATTGACCATACGGACCATTTCAAGCCCCGGCACAGCCTCAATAATCATTTCAGCCAGCCTTATTTCAAGGTCAACCGGCGCACCGAAGCTGGTGCCCCGGTGAAGCACGGACTGAATGGCCTCGATGACCGCCGGATGCCCATGGCCCAAAATCATAGGCCCCCATGAGCCCACATAATCGATATACTGGTTGCCGTCCGCATCAATTAAGGTAGCGCCCCTGGCCTCTTCAATAAACACAGGCTCCCTGCCCACTGAGCGGCAGGCCCGCACCGGGCTGTTGACCCCGCCGGGAATCAACTGTCTGGCCTTTTCGAACAAATCGCGGGATTTTTTATACTTATCCATGATCCGGGTATCCTTTCTTTACAAAACCGTTGACAGATTTCTTTTCAAAGCGTTAGACACGTTAACAAAGAGCCGTATTTTGGTCAAGCAAGGGGTTGAGAAGCTGGTCTATGGGAAAGCAGCACCCGGCAGAACAATTTGCCAAACTGTGCGAATATATCCTGGGGCGTCGGCCGGATGAATTCGGGCTGGTGCCGGATGAAAACGGTTTTGTCAAAACCAAGGAATTTTTGAAGGCGGCAAGCGAAAGCGAAGGATGGGGCCACATCCGGCAGAGCAGTATTAACGAAATGCGGCTGGTCTGCCAGAATCCGCCGGTTGAGATTCAGGAAAACCTGATCCGCGCCAAAGACCGAAGCCGCCTGCCTTTACGGAAATATTGCGAAACCCCGCCCAAGCTGCTCTACCTCTGCATCCGAAAAAAATCCTATCCAACGGTCCTGGAAAAAGGCGTCCACCCCACTTACCAGGCCGAGGTCGTGTGCGCAGAAGAGCCTCAAATGGCGGAAAAAATCGGCAAGCGGCGGGACAACCAGCCCATCCGCCTGACCGTGCATGCGCAAAAGGCCGCAGCCGACGGCATCCGGTTTTACCAAGCCGGCGAAGGACTTTATATCACGGATTACCTGCCGCCGGAGAGCTTCACCGGCCCGCCGCTGCCCAAGGAACCGGAAAAACCGGCCAAGCCCGAGCCGCCCAAAGAGCCGCCCCAGCCCGGATCTTTTCTCATGACGCCGGAAAAGCCTAAATCCAAGGCGGACAAAAGCAAACCCAAATGGAAAAAGGATAA of Desulfobacterales bacterium contains these proteins:
- the mpl gene encoding UDP-N-acetylmuramate:L-alanyl-gamma-D-glutamyl-meso-diaminopimelate ligase; protein product: MNHIPPDVRSVHLIAACGTGMGALAAMLKDMGLTVTGSDQNVYPPMSTYLESRGVRLSDGFDAANLAYRPDLVVVGNAVKKDNPEARKAFEMGIAYCSMPQAVNHFLVGSRQAILVAGTHGKTTTAAMIVWLLHYAGLSPSFMIGGFVKNFAGNYYLDKGGYVVLEADEYDTAFFDKQPKFMHYDPAITVLTSVEFDHADIYQDLGHVKFAFEKFLSGISPDSRLIAYDADANIDQLLDDKPVSAVRYGSTENADWRLGEFFVSPPWLHFDVMRAGKFFGRFKAPFAGEHNLRNVLSAIAVASELGVDTSVIAKGLKRFEGVKRRQEVRGVKGGVTVIDDFAHHPTAVFETIRAIRPFYPEGRLVAVFEPRTNTSMRKIFQGAYAEVFDEADRICIRKPPLLAKIPEGERFSSEKLVADLKSRGKDARYFEETEGIISYVAGTAKPGDAVLIMSNGGFDNIHERLLAALP
- a CDS encoding response regulator transcription factor, with the translated sequence MQTTNMKTNILIADHNLMVREGLVVLLNQQEGFNVVGEAANSDDMLKGVKKLRPDIVLLESMLPMFTDFDAIRLIHASSPKTRVIVTASSLSQHDLRQALQGGAYGYILKTAPFSELLSAIKSAVNGEYYLSSEIKSDIIEDFLKQTDESPVHNRYNLLTRREKEVFRIIISGHTINEVAEILNISPKTVAKHRASLMEKLEIYNVASLVRYAIKIGVIAN
- the hemL gene encoding glutamate-1-semialdehyde 2,1-aminomutase, whose amino-acid sequence is MDKYKKSRDLFEKARQLIPGGVNSPVRACRSVGREPVFIEEARGATLIDADGNQYIDYVGSWGPMILGHGHPAVIEAIQSVLHRGTSFGAPVDLEIRLAEMIIEAVPGLEMVRMVNSGTEATMSAIRVSRAYTGRSKIIKFDGCYHGHADTLLVAAGSGVATLGIPGSPGVPEDMIKHTLSLPYNDIETFKSVMEEQGDEVAAVIVEPVAGNMGLVPPVPGFLEELRKQTEKSGSVLIFDEVMSGFRVAHGGAQALYGIEPDLSAFGKIVGGGLPVGVYGGKKAIMAQTAPEGPVYQAGTLSGNPLAMAAGIAALTEIKKPGFYDKLEEKSQRLGDGLIGAAQKAGAKAVLNRVGSMLGLFFTETPVRSFADAKTSDLDMFSAYFRQMFEKGIYLAPSQFEAVFVSAAHEDADIDRTIAAAESVFQELGRP
- a CDS encoding alginate export family protein, which gives rise to MKKILILCTILLLIAPTAYSLTMEDFNFGGHTRVRGYDMKNFWTFNDDLDFDNWSTFRHRTSLWTKVDTGYDITGYVKITNQNYGEGVTYEDAWEVDNESNKLFIDNAYIDINNLFDLPLALRIGRQNVIYGTGFVLLDGQSQFASTSIYFDGLKLSADLGKNAKVDLLYLKDQEGERDDGSDDDITLSGAYFTANCPVIGGQQELYILNREDENLQKDIWMGGIRLSDKFECGLDYSGEFAYQIGDAFETENGEDIDQEAYGYKLDLGYTLKDVAPTPRFFLGYAFLSGDEDDTDDESNRWDMFYGGWPQFGDQLAWKYVNIGPGNNITDYDEDYNELSSTGGEAVYSNLSIATAGVGLNFTKKLNAKISYSLLAVDEPDPGADDDFGDYYQLEAQYKYTDFLTFALYAAAIEPGDAFVNDDTAHELFWETKLTF
- a CDS encoding long-chain fatty acid--CoA ligase, with protein sequence MTETHWPTNYWPENVAYDVDDYERTVFSLLDEAARDYPDQVYTIFNNGTRTYAQVKETADRLAHFLAANGIKKGDRAAIFLPNIPQYPAIFFGILKAGAVCVTCNPLYTASELNYQLKDAGAKAVFCMDHPEFYPTTVEAIKDTDVKTVVICNIKSYLPKFKAILGGLLGKIPKAEQHEPDHLFFDQIVESSSPEPPTVDIDPFEDLALIIYTGGTTGVPKGAALTHTNFTYDLRALEEWGRLQHEPDGPLEPLRKGGFHTYLGVLPWYHSFGMTVCMLAACGTASRLVAIPDPRAGNPPFTEVLKAVQKYKATIMPAVPTIFVAFTNHSQLDKFDLTSLMGCFSGGAPLPPEVCRQFEAKTGAVIFEGYGLSETAPVVSANPTNRDGRKIGTIGFPMPGTDIKILDIETGLNEMPMGADGEIGICGPQVMKGYWNKPEENNAVFREIDGKRYFLTGDIGHIDEEGYIVITDRKKDLIIVGGFNVYPREIEDSLFQHPKVAMAAVVGMPDSKSGEAVKAYIQLKEGETATEDDIREFCKENLAGYKRPKYIEFRDTLPVSPVGKILRRKLREEEMGG
- a CDS encoding RNA 2'-phosphotransferase, whose product is MGKQHPAEQFAKLCEYILGRRPDEFGLVPDENGFVKTKEFLKAASESEGWGHIRQSSINEMRLVCQNPPVEIQENLIRAKDRSRLPLRKYCETPPKLLYLCIRKKSYPTVLEKGVHPTYQAEVVCAEEPQMAEKIGKRRDNQPIRLTVHAQKAAADGIRFYQAGEGLYITDYLPPESFTGPPLPKEPEKPAKPEPPKEPPQPGSFLMTPEKPKSKADKSKPKWKKDKKRARRGKKQVWPDEY